In the genome of Poecilia reticulata strain Guanapo linkage group LG16, Guppy_female_1.0+MT, whole genome shotgun sequence, one region contains:
- the znf384b gene encoding zinc finger protein 384b isoform X1: protein MMEDSHFNSSYFWSHLPTVPSQLENSMFLNKVKEHQEKSASFSPSSASHYQTTLLTIPTPGAKADGGGQAGGAAHLHPPHSTQNITVLPVPSTGIMTAAGLVITTPQGTLVSPTSSQSFVSGHPATTMIVSALPSSDKKEGDGTSHVVVMPSPSKRGRKKKVTTLSRVTTLGGPGHDTLILTHLTPGGHVSSLQHHHPGDPYEMSHEDEEHGHKDSTKTYRCRMCAATFFSKSDMQIHSKSHTEAKPHKCPHCAKSFANSSYLAQHIRIHSGAKPYTCSYCQKSFRQLSHLQQHSRNHTESKPHKCPHCTKSFANSSYLAQHIRIHTGVKPYSCSYCDKCFRQLSHLQQHSRIHTGDRPYKCTHPGCEKSFTQLSNLQSHRRQHNKDKPYKCPNCNKGYIDAASLEVHMSTHTVKHAKIYSCGLCNRSYTSVRQMSISEEHFYMKHYETPHWHQTPGSYFTPCSHVSTVSPLPILPSSQETYLVKHMEKHNPDQLTASVVSAAQAAQQSQSQAQGQARAQGRVESTDGGSRRPGGAGGGAAGGGQQSQNSYPQTETMPCPFDLHQYKTVSAGDIQYKPVSVSDITSHKDLCLTVSASTIQVEHLNS from the exons ATGATGGAAGACTCTCATTTTAATTCCTCATATTTCTGGTCTCACCTCCCCACTGTGCCCTCGCAG CTTGAGAATAGCATGTTTCTGAACAAGGTGAAGGAGCACCAGGAGAAGAGCGCCTCCTTCTCTCCGTCATCGGCCTCGCACTACCAGACCACTCTTCTAACCATCCCAACTCCTGGAGCCAAGGCAGATGGCGGCGGGCAGGCTGGCGGTGCGGCGCACCTCCACCCACCTCACAGCACCCAGAACATCACAGTGCTGCCCGTCCCCTCGACAGGCATCATGACAGCAG CTGGTCTGGTGATCACAACACCTCAGGGAACGCTGGTCTCTCCCACGTCCTCTCAGTCATTTGTCTCTGGTCATCCAGCGACCACCATGATAGTTTCAGCTCTTCCTTCTTCAg ACAAGAAAGAAGGAGACGGGACGTCCCACGTAGTCGTGATGCCGTCTCCCTCCAAacgagggagaaagaaaaaggtgaCGACTCTGTCCAGAGTTACCACTCTGGGTGGACCAGGACACGACACGTTAATACTGACACACCTGACACCTGGCGGTCAT GTGTCATCTTTGCAGCATCATCATCCTGGAGATCCTTACGAGATGTCCCATGAGGACGAAGAACATGGACATAAAGACTCCACAAAGACATACAG GTGCCGGATGTGTGCGGCGACCTTCTTCAGTAAGTCTGACATGCAGATCCACTCCAAGTCGCACACAGAGGCCAAACCTCACAAGTGTCCTCACTGCGCCAAGTCGTTCGCCAACTCGAGCTACCTGGCCCAGCACATCCGCATCCACAGCGGGGCCAAGCCTTACACCTGCTCCTACTGCCAGAAATCTTTCAGGCAGCTCAGTCACTTACAGCAGCACTCACG GAACCACACGGAGTCAAAACCCCACAAGTGTCCCCACTGCACCAAGTCCTTCGCCAACTCCAGCTACCTGGCTCAGCATATCCGCATCCACACCGGAGTGAAACCTTACTCCTGCTCGTACTGCGACAAGTGCTTCAGACAGCTCAGtcacctgcagcagcacagcag aatccACACCGGTGATCGGCCATACAAGTGCACCCATCCTGGCTGTGAGAAGTCCTTCACTCAACTCTCAAATTTACAg TCCCACCGCCGCCAGCACAACAAAGACAAGCCCTACAAGTGCCCCAACTGTAATAAAGGATACATAGATGCAGCCAGCCTGGAGGTGCACATGTCCACACACACTGTCAAACACGCCAAGATCTACTCGTGTGGTCTCTGCAACCGCTCTTATACCTCAGTAAGACAAATGTCCATTTCTGAAGAGCATTTCTACATGAAACACTATGAAACGCCACACTGGCATCAGACGCCTGGCAGCTACTTTACACCGTGTAGTCATGTGTCCACTGTTTCCCCTTTGCCTATCCTCCCTTCATCTCAGGAGACGTATCTGGTGAAACACATGGAGAAACACAACCCAGACCAGTTGACTGCTTCTGTAGTCTCTGCAGCGCAGGCGGCGCAACAGAGCCAAAGCCAGGCCCAGGGCCAGGCTAGAGCTCAGGGCCGGGTGGAGAGCACGGATGGAGGTTCGCGCCGACCCGGAGGCGCGGGTGGCGGAGCGGCGGGCGGCGGCCAGCAAAGCCAGAACAGCTACCCCCAGACAGAAACCATGCCTTGTCCGTTTGACCTGCATCAGTACAAGACGGTATCTGCCGGCGACATCCAGTACAAACCAGTCAGCGTGTCTGACATCACTTCCCACAAAGACCTCTGTCTCACTGTGTCGGCGTCCACCATCCAAGTGGAGCACCTCAACTCCTAG
- the znf384b gene encoding zinc finger protein 384b isoform X2 — protein MMEDSHFNSSYFWSHLPTVPSQVKEHQEKSASFSPSSASHYQTTLLTIPTPGAKADGGGQAGGAAHLHPPHSTQNITVLPVPSTGIMTAAGLVITTPQGTLVSPTSSQSFVSGHPATTMIVSALPSSDKKEGDGTSHVVVMPSPSKRGRKKKVTTLSRVTTLGGPGHDTLILTHLTPGGHVSSLQHHHPGDPYEMSHEDEEHGHKDSTKTYRCRMCAATFFSKSDMQIHSKSHTEAKPHKCPHCAKSFANSSYLAQHIRIHSGAKPYTCSYCQKSFRQLSHLQQHSRNHTESKPHKCPHCTKSFANSSYLAQHIRIHTGVKPYSCSYCDKCFRQLSHLQQHSRIHTGDRPYKCTHPGCEKSFTQLSNLQSHRRQHNKDKPYKCPNCNKGYIDAASLEVHMSTHTVKHAKIYSCGLCNRSYTSVRQMSISEEHFYMKHYETPHWHQTPGSYFTPCSHVSTVSPLPILPSSQETYLVKHMEKHNPDQLTASVVSAAQAAQQSQSQAQGQARAQGRVESTDGGSRRPGGAGGGAAGGGQQSQNSYPQTETMPCPFDLHQYKTVSAGDIQYKPVSVSDITSHKDLCLTVSASTIQVEHLNS, from the exons ATGATGGAAGACTCTCATTTTAATTCCTCATATTTCTGGTCTCACCTCCCCACTGTGCCCTCGCAG GTGAAGGAGCACCAGGAGAAGAGCGCCTCCTTCTCTCCGTCATCGGCCTCGCACTACCAGACCACTCTTCTAACCATCCCAACTCCTGGAGCCAAGGCAGATGGCGGCGGGCAGGCTGGCGGTGCGGCGCACCTCCACCCACCTCACAGCACCCAGAACATCACAGTGCTGCCCGTCCCCTCGACAGGCATCATGACAGCAG CTGGTCTGGTGATCACAACACCTCAGGGAACGCTGGTCTCTCCCACGTCCTCTCAGTCATTTGTCTCTGGTCATCCAGCGACCACCATGATAGTTTCAGCTCTTCCTTCTTCAg ACAAGAAAGAAGGAGACGGGACGTCCCACGTAGTCGTGATGCCGTCTCCCTCCAAacgagggagaaagaaaaaggtgaCGACTCTGTCCAGAGTTACCACTCTGGGTGGACCAGGACACGACACGTTAATACTGACACACCTGACACCTGGCGGTCAT GTGTCATCTTTGCAGCATCATCATCCTGGAGATCCTTACGAGATGTCCCATGAGGACGAAGAACATGGACATAAAGACTCCACAAAGACATACAG GTGCCGGATGTGTGCGGCGACCTTCTTCAGTAAGTCTGACATGCAGATCCACTCCAAGTCGCACACAGAGGCCAAACCTCACAAGTGTCCTCACTGCGCCAAGTCGTTCGCCAACTCGAGCTACCTGGCCCAGCACATCCGCATCCACAGCGGGGCCAAGCCTTACACCTGCTCCTACTGCCAGAAATCTTTCAGGCAGCTCAGTCACTTACAGCAGCACTCACG GAACCACACGGAGTCAAAACCCCACAAGTGTCCCCACTGCACCAAGTCCTTCGCCAACTCCAGCTACCTGGCTCAGCATATCCGCATCCACACCGGAGTGAAACCTTACTCCTGCTCGTACTGCGACAAGTGCTTCAGACAGCTCAGtcacctgcagcagcacagcag aatccACACCGGTGATCGGCCATACAAGTGCACCCATCCTGGCTGTGAGAAGTCCTTCACTCAACTCTCAAATTTACAg TCCCACCGCCGCCAGCACAACAAAGACAAGCCCTACAAGTGCCCCAACTGTAATAAAGGATACATAGATGCAGCCAGCCTGGAGGTGCACATGTCCACACACACTGTCAAACACGCCAAGATCTACTCGTGTGGTCTCTGCAACCGCTCTTATACCTCAGTAAGACAAATGTCCATTTCTGAAGAGCATTTCTACATGAAACACTATGAAACGCCACACTGGCATCAGACGCCTGGCAGCTACTTTACACCGTGTAGTCATGTGTCCACTGTTTCCCCTTTGCCTATCCTCCCTTCATCTCAGGAGACGTATCTGGTGAAACACATGGAGAAACACAACCCAGACCAGTTGACTGCTTCTGTAGTCTCTGCAGCGCAGGCGGCGCAACAGAGCCAAAGCCAGGCCCAGGGCCAGGCTAGAGCTCAGGGCCGGGTGGAGAGCACGGATGGAGGTTCGCGCCGACCCGGAGGCGCGGGTGGCGGAGCGGCGGGCGGCGGCCAGCAAAGCCAGAACAGCTACCCCCAGACAGAAACCATGCCTTGTCCGTTTGACCTGCATCAGTACAAGACGGTATCTGCCGGCGACATCCAGTACAAACCAGTCAGCGTGTCTGACATCACTTCCCACAAAGACCTCTGTCTCACTGTGTCGGCGTCCACCATCCAAGTGGAGCACCTCAACTCCTAG
- the znf384b gene encoding zinc finger protein 384b isoform X3, which yields MMEDSHFNSSYFWSHLPTVPSQLENSMFLNKVKEHQEKSASFSPSSASHYQTTLLTIPTPGAKADGGGQAGGAAHLHPPHSTQNITVLPVPSTGIMTAAGLVITTPQGTLVSPTSSQSFVSGHPATTMIVSALPSSDKKEGDGTSHVVVMPSPSKRGRKKKVTTLSRVTTLGGPGHDTLILTHLTPGGHVSSLQHHHPGDPYEMSHEDEEHGHKDSTKTYRCRMCAATFFSKSDMQIHSKSHTEAKPHKCPHCAKSFANSSYLAQHIRIHSGAKPYTCSYCQKSFRQLSHLQQHSRNHTESKPHKCPHCTKSFANSSYLAQHIRIHTGVKPYSCSYCDKCFRQLSHLQQHSRIHTGDRPYKCTHPGCEKSFTQLSNLQSHRRQHNKDKPYKCPNCNKGYIDAASLEVHMSTHTVKHAKIYSCGLCNRSYTSETYLVKHMEKHNPDQLTASVVSAAQAAQQSQSQAQGQARAQGRVESTDGGSRRPGGAGGGAAGGGQQSQNSYPQTETMPCPFDLHQYKTVSAGDIQYKPVSVSDITSHKDLCLTVSASTIQVEHLNS from the exons ATGATGGAAGACTCTCATTTTAATTCCTCATATTTCTGGTCTCACCTCCCCACTGTGCCCTCGCAG CTTGAGAATAGCATGTTTCTGAACAAGGTGAAGGAGCACCAGGAGAAGAGCGCCTCCTTCTCTCCGTCATCGGCCTCGCACTACCAGACCACTCTTCTAACCATCCCAACTCCTGGAGCCAAGGCAGATGGCGGCGGGCAGGCTGGCGGTGCGGCGCACCTCCACCCACCTCACAGCACCCAGAACATCACAGTGCTGCCCGTCCCCTCGACAGGCATCATGACAGCAG CTGGTCTGGTGATCACAACACCTCAGGGAACGCTGGTCTCTCCCACGTCCTCTCAGTCATTTGTCTCTGGTCATCCAGCGACCACCATGATAGTTTCAGCTCTTCCTTCTTCAg ACAAGAAAGAAGGAGACGGGACGTCCCACGTAGTCGTGATGCCGTCTCCCTCCAAacgagggagaaagaaaaaggtgaCGACTCTGTCCAGAGTTACCACTCTGGGTGGACCAGGACACGACACGTTAATACTGACACACCTGACACCTGGCGGTCAT GTGTCATCTTTGCAGCATCATCATCCTGGAGATCCTTACGAGATGTCCCATGAGGACGAAGAACATGGACATAAAGACTCCACAAAGACATACAG GTGCCGGATGTGTGCGGCGACCTTCTTCAGTAAGTCTGACATGCAGATCCACTCCAAGTCGCACACAGAGGCCAAACCTCACAAGTGTCCTCACTGCGCCAAGTCGTTCGCCAACTCGAGCTACCTGGCCCAGCACATCCGCATCCACAGCGGGGCCAAGCCTTACACCTGCTCCTACTGCCAGAAATCTTTCAGGCAGCTCAGTCACTTACAGCAGCACTCACG GAACCACACGGAGTCAAAACCCCACAAGTGTCCCCACTGCACCAAGTCCTTCGCCAACTCCAGCTACCTGGCTCAGCATATCCGCATCCACACCGGAGTGAAACCTTACTCCTGCTCGTACTGCGACAAGTGCTTCAGACAGCTCAGtcacctgcagcagcacagcag aatccACACCGGTGATCGGCCATACAAGTGCACCCATCCTGGCTGTGAGAAGTCCTTCACTCAACTCTCAAATTTACAg TCCCACCGCCGCCAGCACAACAAAGACAAGCCCTACAAGTGCCCCAACTGTAATAAAGGATACATAGATGCAGCCAGCCTGGAGGTGCACATGTCCACACACACTGTCAAACACGCCAAGATCTACTCGTGTGGTCTCTGCAACCGCTCTTATACCTCA GAGACGTATCTGGTGAAACACATGGAGAAACACAACCCAGACCAGTTGACTGCTTCTGTAGTCTCTGCAGCGCAGGCGGCGCAACAGAGCCAAAGCCAGGCCCAGGGCCAGGCTAGAGCTCAGGGCCGGGTGGAGAGCACGGATGGAGGTTCGCGCCGACCCGGAGGCGCGGGTGGCGGAGCGGCGGGCGGCGGCCAGCAAAGCCAGAACAGCTACCCCCAGACAGAAACCATGCCTTGTCCGTTTGACCTGCATCAGTACAAGACGGTATCTGCCGGCGACATCCAGTACAAACCAGTCAGCGTGTCTGACATCACTTCCCACAAAGACCTCTGTCTCACTGTGTCGGCGTCCACCATCCAAGTGGAGCACCTCAACTCCTAG
- the znf384b gene encoding zinc finger protein 384b isoform X5 produces the protein MMEDSHFNSSYFWSHLPTVPSQLENSMFLNKVKEHQEKSASFSPSSASHYQTTLLTIPTPGAKADGGGQAGGAAHLHPPHSTQNITVLPVPSTGIMTAAGLVITTPQGTLVSPTSSQSFVSGHPATTMIVSALPSSDKKEGDGTSHVVVMPSPSKRGRKKKVTTLSRVTTLGGPGHDTLILTHLTPGGHVSSLQHHHPGDPYEMSHEDEEHGHKDSTKTYRNHTESKPHKCPHCTKSFANSSYLAQHIRIHTGVKPYSCSYCDKCFRQLSHLQQHSRIHTGDRPYKCTHPGCEKSFTQLSNLQSHRRQHNKDKPYKCPNCNKGYIDAASLEVHMSTHTVKHAKIYSCGLCNRSYTSETYLVKHMEKHNPDQLTASVVSAAQAAQQSQSQAQGQARAQGRVESTDGGSRRPGGAGGGAAGGGQQSQNSYPQTETMPCPFDLHQYKTVSAGDIQYKPVSVSDITSHKDLCLTVSASTIQVEHLNS, from the exons ATGATGGAAGACTCTCATTTTAATTCCTCATATTTCTGGTCTCACCTCCCCACTGTGCCCTCGCAG CTTGAGAATAGCATGTTTCTGAACAAGGTGAAGGAGCACCAGGAGAAGAGCGCCTCCTTCTCTCCGTCATCGGCCTCGCACTACCAGACCACTCTTCTAACCATCCCAACTCCTGGAGCCAAGGCAGATGGCGGCGGGCAGGCTGGCGGTGCGGCGCACCTCCACCCACCTCACAGCACCCAGAACATCACAGTGCTGCCCGTCCCCTCGACAGGCATCATGACAGCAG CTGGTCTGGTGATCACAACACCTCAGGGAACGCTGGTCTCTCCCACGTCCTCTCAGTCATTTGTCTCTGGTCATCCAGCGACCACCATGATAGTTTCAGCTCTTCCTTCTTCAg ACAAGAAAGAAGGAGACGGGACGTCCCACGTAGTCGTGATGCCGTCTCCCTCCAAacgagggagaaagaaaaaggtgaCGACTCTGTCCAGAGTTACCACTCTGGGTGGACCAGGACACGACACGTTAATACTGACACACCTGACACCTGGCGGTCAT GTGTCATCTTTGCAGCATCATCATCCTGGAGATCCTTACGAGATGTCCCATGAGGACGAAGAACATGGACATAAAGACTCCACAAAGACATACAG GAACCACACGGAGTCAAAACCCCACAAGTGTCCCCACTGCACCAAGTCCTTCGCCAACTCCAGCTACCTGGCTCAGCATATCCGCATCCACACCGGAGTGAAACCTTACTCCTGCTCGTACTGCGACAAGTGCTTCAGACAGCTCAGtcacctgcagcagcacagcag aatccACACCGGTGATCGGCCATACAAGTGCACCCATCCTGGCTGTGAGAAGTCCTTCACTCAACTCTCAAATTTACAg TCCCACCGCCGCCAGCACAACAAAGACAAGCCCTACAAGTGCCCCAACTGTAATAAAGGATACATAGATGCAGCCAGCCTGGAGGTGCACATGTCCACACACACTGTCAAACACGCCAAGATCTACTCGTGTGGTCTCTGCAACCGCTCTTATACCTCA GAGACGTATCTGGTGAAACACATGGAGAAACACAACCCAGACCAGTTGACTGCTTCTGTAGTCTCTGCAGCGCAGGCGGCGCAACAGAGCCAAAGCCAGGCCCAGGGCCAGGCTAGAGCTCAGGGCCGGGTGGAGAGCACGGATGGAGGTTCGCGCCGACCCGGAGGCGCGGGTGGCGGAGCGGCGGGCGGCGGCCAGCAAAGCCAGAACAGCTACCCCCAGACAGAAACCATGCCTTGTCCGTTTGACCTGCATCAGTACAAGACGGTATCTGCCGGCGACATCCAGTACAAACCAGTCAGCGTGTCTGACATCACTTCCCACAAAGACCTCTGTCTCACTGTGTCGGCGTCCACCATCCAAGTGGAGCACCTCAACTCCTAG
- the znf384b gene encoding zinc finger protein 384b isoform X4: MMEDSHFNSSYFWSHLPTVPSQLENSMFLNKVKEHQEKSASFSPSSASHYQTTLLTIPTPGAKADGGGQAGGAAHLHPPHSTQNITVLPVPSTGIMTAAGLVITTPQGTLVSPTSSQSFVSGHPATTMIVSALPSSDKKEGDGTSHVVVMPSPSKRGRKKKVTTLSRVTTLGGPGHDTLILTHLTPGGHVSSLQHHHPGDPYEMSHEDEEHGHKDSTKTYRNHTESKPHKCPHCTKSFANSSYLAQHIRIHTGVKPYSCSYCDKCFRQLSHLQQHSRIHTGDRPYKCTHPGCEKSFTQLSNLQSHRRQHNKDKPYKCPNCNKGYIDAASLEVHMSTHTVKHAKIYSCGLCNRSYTSVRQMSISEEHFYMKHYETPHWHQTPGSYFTPCSHVSTVSPLPILPSSQETYLVKHMEKHNPDQLTASVVSAAQAAQQSQSQAQGQARAQGRVESTDGGSRRPGGAGGGAAGGGQQSQNSYPQTETMPCPFDLHQYKTVSAGDIQYKPVSVSDITSHKDLCLTVSASTIQVEHLNS, translated from the exons ATGATGGAAGACTCTCATTTTAATTCCTCATATTTCTGGTCTCACCTCCCCACTGTGCCCTCGCAG CTTGAGAATAGCATGTTTCTGAACAAGGTGAAGGAGCACCAGGAGAAGAGCGCCTCCTTCTCTCCGTCATCGGCCTCGCACTACCAGACCACTCTTCTAACCATCCCAACTCCTGGAGCCAAGGCAGATGGCGGCGGGCAGGCTGGCGGTGCGGCGCACCTCCACCCACCTCACAGCACCCAGAACATCACAGTGCTGCCCGTCCCCTCGACAGGCATCATGACAGCAG CTGGTCTGGTGATCACAACACCTCAGGGAACGCTGGTCTCTCCCACGTCCTCTCAGTCATTTGTCTCTGGTCATCCAGCGACCACCATGATAGTTTCAGCTCTTCCTTCTTCAg ACAAGAAAGAAGGAGACGGGACGTCCCACGTAGTCGTGATGCCGTCTCCCTCCAAacgagggagaaagaaaaaggtgaCGACTCTGTCCAGAGTTACCACTCTGGGTGGACCAGGACACGACACGTTAATACTGACACACCTGACACCTGGCGGTCAT GTGTCATCTTTGCAGCATCATCATCCTGGAGATCCTTACGAGATGTCCCATGAGGACGAAGAACATGGACATAAAGACTCCACAAAGACATACAG GAACCACACGGAGTCAAAACCCCACAAGTGTCCCCACTGCACCAAGTCCTTCGCCAACTCCAGCTACCTGGCTCAGCATATCCGCATCCACACCGGAGTGAAACCTTACTCCTGCTCGTACTGCGACAAGTGCTTCAGACAGCTCAGtcacctgcagcagcacagcag aatccACACCGGTGATCGGCCATACAAGTGCACCCATCCTGGCTGTGAGAAGTCCTTCACTCAACTCTCAAATTTACAg TCCCACCGCCGCCAGCACAACAAAGACAAGCCCTACAAGTGCCCCAACTGTAATAAAGGATACATAGATGCAGCCAGCCTGGAGGTGCACATGTCCACACACACTGTCAAACACGCCAAGATCTACTCGTGTGGTCTCTGCAACCGCTCTTATACCTCAGTAAGACAAATGTCCATTTCTGAAGAGCATTTCTACATGAAACACTATGAAACGCCACACTGGCATCAGACGCCTGGCAGCTACTTTACACCGTGTAGTCATGTGTCCACTGTTTCCCCTTTGCCTATCCTCCCTTCATCTCAGGAGACGTATCTGGTGAAACACATGGAGAAACACAACCCAGACCAGTTGACTGCTTCTGTAGTCTCTGCAGCGCAGGCGGCGCAACAGAGCCAAAGCCAGGCCCAGGGCCAGGCTAGAGCTCAGGGCCGGGTGGAGAGCACGGATGGAGGTTCGCGCCGACCCGGAGGCGCGGGTGGCGGAGCGGCGGGCGGCGGCCAGCAAAGCCAGAACAGCTACCCCCAGACAGAAACCATGCCTTGTCCGTTTGACCTGCATCAGTACAAGACGGTATCTGCCGGCGACATCCAGTACAAACCAGTCAGCGTGTCTGACATCACTTCCCACAAAGACCTCTGTCTCACTGTGTCGGCGTCCACCATCCAAGTGGAGCACCTCAACTCCTAG